In Trichoderma breve strain T069 chromosome 4, whole genome shotgun sequence, the following proteins share a genomic window:
- a CDS encoding glycosyl hydrolase family 61 domain-containing protein encodes MARKLSSLLATALTVATGVVGHGHVNNIIVNGVYYQGYDPTSFPYMPNPPIVIGWTAADLDNGFVAPDAYQGPDIVCHKNATNAKGHASVKAGDTILLQWLPLPWPHPGPIVDYLANCNGDCETVDKTTLEFFKIDGVGLISGADPGNWAQNVLVTNNNTWVVQIPKDLQTGNYVLRHELIALHSSGQPDGAQNYPQCFNLAVTGTGSLQPTGVLATDLYHESDPGILVNIYTSSLAYTMPGPTTATSSATIPGGGGSSSSRPSSATRTSSGATSRPTSSSVRTTSAPAGGPTQTLYGQCGGSGYSGPTICASPAVCTTLNPYYAQCVSR; translated from the exons ATGGCTCGAAAGCTTTCCAGCCTCCTTGCCACCGCACTAACGGTAGCCACTGGCGTGGTcggacatggacatgtcAACAACATTATCGTCAACGGGGTGTACTATCAGGGCTATGATCCGACATCATTTCCATACATGCCAAACCCGCCCATTGTGATAGGCTGGACGGCTGCGGATCTTGACAATG GCTTTGTTGCACCCGACGCATATCAGGGCCCTGATATTGTCTGCCACAAGAATGCTACCAATGCTAAGGGCCATGCATCTGTCAAGGCCGGAGATACTATTCTACTTCAGTGGCTGCCGCTTCCGTGGCCACACCCGGGCCCTATCGTCGACTACTTAGCAAACTGCAATGGCGATTGCGAGACTGTGGATAAGACGACGCTTGAATTCTTCAAGATTGATGGCGTTGGTCTCATCAGCGGGGCGGATCCGGGCAACTGGGCCCAGAACGTGCTCGTTACCAACAACAATACCTGGGTTGTGCAGATCCCCAAAGATCTACAGACGGGCAACTACGTGCTACGCCACGAACTCATCGCCTTACACAGCTCTGGACAGCCGGACGGCGCCCAGAACTACCCCCAGTGCTTCAACCTCGCCGTCACAGGCACTGGATCACTGCAGCCTACCGGTGTCCTAGCGACCGACCTTTACCACGAATCTGACCCTGGTATTCTCGTCAACATCTACACCAGCTCCCTTGCCTATACTATGCCCGGTCCTA CAACGGCTACAAGCAGCGCCACCATTCCTGGTGGTGGAGGCTCATCAAGCAGCAGACCTTCATCTGCTACGAGAACCTCGTCGGGGGCTACATCTAGAcccacctcttcctctgttCGCACAACGTCTGCACCCGCTGGCGGCCCAACTCAGACTTTATACGGCCAGTGCGGTGGCAGTGGCTACTCTGGCCCGACTATCTGCGCCTCGCCCGCCGTTTGCACTACCTTGAACCCCTACTATGCTCAGTGCGTTTCCAGATAG
- a CDS encoding fibronectin type III-like domain-containing protein — protein sequence MLPKSIIAVSTVLAGVASGQATSPPKYPSPWINADFNWDDPSPVPTSGRSWAEAYDKAVQFVSKLTLLEKVNLTTGVGWEGGSCVGNTGSIPRLNFPGLCNQDSPLGVRDTDENSAFPAGVNVAATWSRSLMYARGAAMGAEHRGKGVDTQLGPVAGPIGRTPEGGRNWEGFSPDPVLTGVGMAQTVQGIQDAGVIACAKHFIGNEQEHYRQGGASQKTNGQNNKLAESSNIDDVTLHELYLWPFADAVNNSYACQNSYMLNYILKEELNFQGFVMSDWWAQQSGVASALAGLDMTMAGDQGLASGDTYWGSNLTAAVINGTIPQWRLDDMVVRIMTSYYKIGRDVTKVPVNFNSWSLETTGPIYAQDPSKGQTTINQHVNVQANHKKLIRQIGGASTVLLKNTKKALPLKKPKSIAVIGNDAHDNPAGPNACSDRGCSNVKNGYPIWTLAMGWGSGTANFPYLISPVTALSAQAEQDRTGFRNVSNNFDSKAIIKAATGAEAAIVFVNADSGEGYITVDGNQGDRNNLTAWGGGDALVSLVAQHNPNTIVVMHTVGPIIVEDYKNNPNVTAILWAGLPGQESGNAITDVLYGKVNPQAKSVFTWGKDRADWGTDVIYDTAEDPVQIPYTEGTFIDYRHFDAAGIEPSYEFGFGLSYTTFTYSDLRITKHKVSKYKPNKGKTSSAPTFGTLNKNPAKNEFPKNIDPINLYVYPYLEGPVPEGQPEDVPPGSQDGSPQKVAPAGGAPGGNPALYDVLYTVTAEIENTGKVTGTEIPQLYVSLGGPTDPVRVLRGFDDIEILPGRSATVTFQLTRRDLSNWDSASQNWVISSYPKTVYVGSSSRTLPLSQVLP from the exons ATGTTGCCAaaatccatcatcgccgtcagCACTGTCCTGGCAGGCGTTGCGTCTGGCCAAGCGACCTCTCCTCCTAAATATCCTTCGCCATGGATCAACGCGGACTTTAACTGGGACGATCCTTCTCCCGTTCCTACCAGCGGTCGATCTTGGGCGGAGGCCTATGACAAGGCTGTCCAGTTCGTGAGCAAACTGACTCTTCTGGAGAAGGTTAACCTCACTACTGGTGTTGGATGGGAGGGCGGAAGCTGCGTAGGAAACACTGGATCAATTCCTCGACTTAATTTTCCAGGTCTATGCAACCAAGATTCGCCCCTTGGTGTCCGTGACA CGGATGAAAACTCTGCCTTCCCAGCTGGAGTCAATGTGGCAGCAACTTGGAGCCGCAGCTTGATGTACGCACGTGGTGCGGCTATGGGAGCTGAGCATCGAGGAAAGGGTGTGGATACACAGTTGGGACCTGTAGCAGGACCCATTGGCCGTACGCCTGAGGGTGGCCGAAACTGGGAAGGTTTCAGCCCTGACCCGGTGCTCACGGGTGTTGGAATGGCTCAGACTGTTCAGGGAATTCAAGACGCCGGTGTGATTGCCTGTGCCAAGCATTTCATCGGTAACGAGCAGGAACATTATCGCCAGGGCGGCGCTTCCCAGAAGACGAACGGACAGAACAACAAGCTCGCAGAATCTTCCAACATCGATGATGTTACTCTACACGAGCTTTACCTCTG GCCTTTTGCGGATGCA GTCAACAACAGCTACGCATGCCAAAACAGCTACATGCTCAACTACATCCTCAAAGAAGAATTGAACTTCCAGGGCTTTG TCATGAGCGATTGGTGGGCACAGCAGTCTGGTGTTGCCAGCGCCCTGGCTGGTCTTGATATGACCATGGCTGGAGATCAAGGTCTCGCTTCTGGCGATACCTACTGGGGAAGCAACCTTACCGCCGCTGTTATCAACGGAACCATTCCCCAATGGAGACTCGACGACATGGTTGTGAGAATCATGACCTCTTACTACAAGATTGGCCGTGATGTCACCAAGGTTCctgtcaacttcaactctTGGAGCTTGGAGACCACTGGGCCAATCTATGCACAGGATCCAAGCAAGGGACAGACGACCATCAACCAACATGTAAATGTGCAAGCCAACCACAAGAAGCTCATTCGCCAGATTGGTGGTGCTTCAACGGTCCTTCTGAAGAACACTAAGAAGGCACTGCCCTTGAAGAAACCCAAGAGTATCGCCGTCATTGGAAACGATGCCCACGATAACCCAGCTGGCCCCAATGCTTGCAGTGACCGAGGATGCTCTAACGTCAAGAACGGCTACCCCATCTGGACCCTTGCTATGGGTTGGGGAAGTGGCACTGCCAACTTCCCATACTTGATCAGTCCCGTTACTGCTCTTTCCGCCCAGGCCGAGCAGGACAGAACCGGCTTTAGAAACGTCAGCAACAACTTTGACTCAAAGGCTATCATCAAGGCAGCTACCGGTGCGGAGGCCGCTATTGTGTTCGTCAACGCTGATAGTGGCGAAGGCTACATCACTGTCGACGGCAACCAGGGTGATCGAAACAACCTTACCGCCTGGGGTGGTGGCGACGCACTGGTCTCGCTGGTTGCACAGCACAACCCAAACACCATCGTTGTCATGCACACTGTAGGACCCATCATTGTGGAAGACTACAAGAACAACCCCAATGTTACTGCCATCCTCTGGGCTGGTCTCCCTGGCCAAGAGTCTGGTAACGCCATCACTGACGTTCTCTATGGCAAGGTCAACCCACAGGCCAAGTCTGTGTTTACCTGGGGCAAGGACCGTGCTGACTGGGGCACCGATGTCATTTACGACACTGCCGAAGATCCCGTACAGATCCCGTATACTGAGGGAACCTTCATCGATTATCGTCACTTTGATGCCGCCGGTATTGAGCCAAGCTACGAGTTCGGTTTCGGTCTCAGCTACACTACTTTCACCTATTCTGATCTCCGAATTACCAAACACAAGGTCAGCAAGTATAAGCCTAACAAGGGAAAGACGTCATCTGCACCCACATTCGGAACTCTCAACAAGAATCCTGCCAAGAATGAGTTCCCCAAGAACATTGATCCCATTAACCTTTACGTCTACCCATACCTTGAAGGCCCCGTTCCCGAAGGACAGCCTGAAGACGTCCCTCCTGGATCTCAGGATGGCTCGCCCCAGAAGGTCGCCCCTGCCGGTGGCGCTCCTGGTGGAAACCCTGCCTTGTACGACGTTCTCTACACCGTCACAGCCGAAATCGAGAACACCGGAAAGGTGACCGGTACCGAAATTCCTCAGCTG TATGTGAGCCTGGGTGGCCCAACCGACCCTGTCCGTGTTCTGCGTGGATTTGATGACATTGAGATCCTTCCTGGCCGATCTGCCACTGTCACCTTCCAGTTGACCAGACGTGATCTGAGCAACTGGGActcagccagccagaacTGGGTAATCTCTTCTTACCCCAAGACTGTCTATGTAGGCAGCTCTTCAAGGACTTTGCCCTTGAGCCAGGTCCTTCCTTAG